In Virgibacillus sp. NKC19-16, a single genomic region encodes these proteins:
- the hisC gene encoding histidinol-phosphate transaminase, translating into MEGKLILNQLTPYQQGKQIKDIKEAYGLERIVKLASNENPYGYSTHVKNYFLNNESAFEIYPDGYTAELRSAVASKLHVNEKQLLFGSGSEEIVQMICRAFLYPGVNTVMPTPTFPQYKHNALIEGADIKEIPTIDGFHDLEKMLESIDEKTSVVWLCSPNNPSGVSIPKKSLYSFLDSCPKDVLVVLDEAYYEYMEADQDPNAIGNLATYENLVILRTFSKAYGLAGLRIGYAIANQDLITKLDVVRGPFNTTSMAQKAALIALEDTAFIEETRLKNNTVKQTFTQFLDTIGWTYYDSQTNFLLVSTPVSGNEVFQYLIEKGFIVRPGEALGCPNTIRVTLGNEKDMKQLQDVLYALHQQTSKEI; encoded by the coding sequence ATGGAAGGAAAATTAATTCTTAATCAATTAACGCCATATCAACAGGGGAAACAAATTAAAGATATTAAAGAAGCATATGGATTGGAGCGGATTGTCAAATTGGCTTCAAACGAAAATCCGTATGGATACTCTACCCATGTGAAAAATTATTTTTTGAATAATGAATCTGCCTTTGAAATATATCCTGATGGTTATACGGCTGAATTACGTTCAGCAGTTGCCTCTAAGTTACATGTCAATGAAAAACAATTATTATTTGGCAGTGGATCAGAAGAAATTGTCCAAATGATTTGTCGTGCATTTTTATATCCAGGGGTAAACACGGTAATGCCGACCCCAACATTCCCTCAATACAAGCATAATGCATTAATTGAAGGAGCTGATATCAAAGAAATTCCAACAATAGATGGATTTCATGATCTTGAAAAAATGCTCGAATCCATTGATGAAAAAACATCTGTTGTATGGTTATGTTCACCGAATAACCCTTCAGGAGTCAGCATTCCAAAAAAGTCACTCTATTCATTTCTGGATAGCTGTCCTAAGGATGTATTGGTTGTATTAGATGAGGCTTATTATGAATATATGGAAGCAGATCAAGATCCGAATGCTATTGGAAATCTAGCCACATACGAAAACCTTGTTATATTACGCACTTTTTCAAAAGCGTATGGATTAGCAGGGTTACGGATAGGATACGCCATCGCAAACCAAGATCTAATCACGAAACTGGATGTTGTCAGGGGACCATTTAATACTACATCAATGGCACAAAAAGCTGCCTTAATTGCACTTGAGGACACAGCGTTTATTGAAGAAACACGATTAAAGAACAACACTGTAAAACAAACCTTCACACAGTTTCTGGATACCATTGGATGGACGTATTATGACTCCCAAACAAACTTCTTACTGGTTTCTACCCCTGTAAGCGGGAATGAGGTATTTCAGTATTTAATCGAAAAAGGGTTCATCGTACGCCCAGGAGAAGCTCTAGGTTGTCCCAATACAATTAGGGTCACACTTGGAAACGAAAAAGACATGAAGCAACTACAGGATGTATTATATGCGCTACATCAACAAACTAGTAAGGAGATTTAA
- the aroH gene encoding chorismate mutase, with the protein MTRGVRGATTVLENKENQLIMNTKILIEEMVAKNNIQPSDISHVFISVTEDLNAGFPSKALRKIPGWTYVPVMCMREIDVPGSLQACIRVMMVVNTNEDQQNIQHIYHNKATKLRPDLLSKRGE; encoded by the coding sequence ATGACACGCGGAGTAAGAGGAGCTACTACGGTACTTGAAAACAAGGAAAATCAACTTATTATGAATACAAAAATATTAATCGAAGAAATGGTTGCCAAAAACAATATTCAGCCATCTGATATTTCACATGTTTTTATTTCCGTTACGGAGGATTTAAATGCGGGTTTTCCATCTAAGGCCCTACGGAAAATTCCCGGATGGACGTATGTTCCGGTCATGTGCATGAGAGAAATTGATGTACCAGGCAGCCTGCAAGCATGTATTCGGGTTATGATGGTTGTGAATACGAATGAAGATCAGCAAAATATCCAACATATATATCATAATAAAGCAACAAAACTGCGACCGGATTTACTATCAAAACGAGGTGAATAA
- the aroB gene encoding 3-dehydroquinate synthase: MKTSTNSYPIFIGDRLRFQLNQLIEKDYTSILIVSDEKVAELYVTDILGNFPEKKVYRSIIPAGEQSKSVDFFYQLHTDAIKFGLDRASLIIALGGGVVGDLAGFVAATYMRGIDFIQVPTTILAHDSSVGGKVAINHQLGKNLIGSFYPPAAVIYDTQTLKTLSEEEMRSGYAELVKEALIADEAFFNKLLKTDLRDLSNDQLTEHLTNGIKIKASIVGIDEKEAGIRKNLNLGHTLGHALEAEKGYGAITHGEAVAIGLLFSLHISERLFSRKLPYEPLLHWLKNNQYPLNIGELDEESLVNRMKTDKKALNATIQMVLLKQTGEVAIQELNDRDIRMYLKSFRRRLVGE, encoded by the coding sequence GTGAAAACAAGTACAAATTCGTATCCTATTTTCATTGGAGATAGGCTTCGTTTTCAGTTAAACCAATTAATCGAAAAAGATTATACTTCTATTTTAATTGTATCGGATGAAAAGGTTGCCGAATTGTACGTAACGGACATTCTGGGTAATTTTCCTGAAAAAAAGGTTTATCGATCAATCATTCCAGCCGGAGAGCAATCAAAAAGTGTCGACTTTTTCTATCAATTGCATACAGATGCTATTAAATTTGGTTTAGATCGTGCTTCATTAATTATTGCTTTAGGTGGCGGTGTGGTTGGTGATTTAGCTGGTTTTGTAGCTGCAACCTATATGCGTGGCATCGATTTTATTCAAGTACCGACAACCATTCTTGCACATGATAGTAGTGTGGGCGGGAAAGTTGCTATTAACCATCAACTCGGGAAGAATTTAATCGGAAGTTTTTATCCACCGGCAGCAGTGATTTATGATACCCAAACACTAAAAACATTAAGTGAAGAGGAGATGCGTTCAGGATATGCCGAATTGGTGAAAGAAGCCCTTATTGCGGATGAAGCTTTTTTTAATAAATTATTAAAAACAGACCTGAGGGATTTATCGAATGATCAACTAACAGAGCATTTAACGAATGGCATAAAAATAAAGGCATCCATCGTTGGAATTGACGAAAAAGAAGCAGGTATCCGGAAAAATTTAAACTTAGGCCATACGTTAGGGCACGCACTGGAGGCTGAAAAGGGATATGGAGCAATAACCCACGGGGAAGCAGTTGCAATAGGTTTGTTATTTTCATTGCATATTAGTGAAAGGCTTTTTTCCCGTAAACTGCCATATGAACCACTACTTCACTGGTTAAAGAATAATCAATACCCTTTAAATATCGGTGAATTAGATGAAGAATCATTAGTTAACAGAATGAAGACAGATAAAAAGGCACTAAACGCCACGATTCAAATGGTTCTATTAAAGCAAACAGGAGAAGTAGCCATACAAGAATTAAACGATCGAGACATACGAATGTATTTAAAATCATTTAGAAGAAGGCTGGTGGGAGAATGA
- the aroC gene encoding chorismate synthase gives MRYLTAGESHGKQLTTIVEGVPARMPLVKDNINESLLRRQKGHGRGKRMQIEKDLAEITSGVRHGYTLGSPISLVIHNDDFKHWENIMGEDPIEEDTKIKRVVSRPRPGHADLNGALKYGHRDMRNVLERSSARETAARVAAGAVAKTLLKHLGIEVSGYVKEIAGIRGEDKHSFTIKERQRISEESPVRVLDKDVEQQMMDAIDQAKKEGDSIGGVTEVYVEGMPAGVGSYVHYDRKLDSRIAGSVMSINAFKGVEFGLGFEAARKNGSEVHDEIAWDEENGYYRTTNRLGGFEGGMTTGMPIVVKGVMKPIPTLMLKPLKSVDIETKEPFKATVERSDACAVPAASVVMEHVVAFELAKAITEQFPSDQLPQLQEAVDKYREEIRCF, from the coding sequence ATGCGTTATTTAACAGCAGGAGAATCACACGGAAAACAACTAACAACAATTGTCGAAGGTGTACCGGCGAGAATGCCTTTGGTAAAAGACAATATCAATGAATCATTGCTACGCAGACAAAAAGGTCATGGACGTGGCAAAAGAATGCAAATAGAAAAAGACCTTGCAGAAATCACAAGTGGTGTGAGGCATGGCTATACATTAGGCTCTCCTATCTCACTTGTCATACATAACGATGATTTCAAGCACTGGGAGAATATTATGGGAGAAGATCCGATTGAAGAAGATACGAAGATTAAACGTGTTGTATCCAGACCGCGTCCGGGACATGCAGACTTAAATGGAGCTCTAAAGTACGGTCATCGTGATATGCGCAATGTACTGGAGAGATCATCTGCAAGAGAGACGGCAGCACGTGTTGCTGCAGGAGCTGTTGCCAAAACACTCCTAAAGCATTTAGGAATTGAAGTAAGTGGCTATGTCAAAGAGATAGCAGGCATTCGTGGTGAAGATAAACACTCATTTACTATTAAAGAACGTCAAAGAATATCAGAAGAATCTCCTGTACGCGTGTTAGATAAAGATGTGGAGCAGCAAATGATGGATGCAATTGATCAGGCTAAAAAAGAAGGTGACTCGATTGGTGGCGTTACAGAAGTTTATGTGGAAGGAATGCCTGCGGGAGTGGGTTCATATGTCCATTATGACCGAAAATTGGATAGTCGCATTGCGGGAAGCGTCATGAGCATCAATGCATTCAAAGGCGTAGAATTTGGCCTCGGTTTTGAAGCAGCAAGAAAAAACGGCAGTGAGGTACATGATGAAATCGCCTGGGATGAAGAAAATGGATATTACCGCACAACCAATCGGCTCGGAGGGTTTGAAGGTGGGATGACTACTGGAATGCCAATTGTTGTCAAAGGAGTCATGAAACCCATTCCCACTTTAATGCTTAAACCGCTCAAAAGTGTTGATATTGAAACCAAAGAACCTTTTAAAGCAACAGTTGAAAGGTCGGATGCATGCGCAGTCCCAGCAGCTTCTGTCGTAATGGAACATGTAGTAGCATTTGAATTAGCCAAAGCAATAACGGAACAGTTTCCCAGTGATCAATTACCTCAGCTTCAGGAGGCAGTGGATAAATATCGTGAAGAAATCAGGTGTTTCTAG
- a CDS encoding CheR family methyltransferase, with the protein MTKEYIDFIYKIKLKFGIDLHLYKEAQMKRRITSLKNKRGFSDFTSYYKALTSEDLLLKEFMDRLTINVSEFYRNPKRWDVLKASIFPLLMKQNRKLTIWSAACSSGEEPYSLAIMISEHFPKIAIEIIATDIDDNALHKAKQGVYQKQALKELPSSMKQKYFTQKQGLYYINDELKQKVTFKKHNLLHDIYPRYIDLIVCRNVLIYFTDEAKELIYQNFSNSLHKHGVLFVGSTEQIFNANHHRLNLIDTFFYQKI; encoded by the coding sequence ATGACAAAAGAATACATAGACTTTATTTATAAAATCAAGTTAAAATTTGGTATTGATCTTCATTTATACAAAGAAGCCCAAATGAAGCGACGCATTACATCTTTAAAAAATAAAAGAGGCTTTTCTGACTTTACTTCATACTATAAAGCGCTTACCAGCGAAGATCTTTTACTAAAGGAATTTATGGATAGGCTAACCATCAACGTTTCTGAATTCTACCGAAACCCAAAACGTTGGGATGTTTTAAAGGCCTCTATTTTCCCTCTTTTAATGAAACAAAATCGAAAATTAACAATATGGAGTGCTGCATGTTCCTCAGGAGAAGAACCTTATAGTCTTGCTATTATGATTAGTGAACACTTTCCAAAAATAGCTATTGAAATTATAGCGACTGATATTGATGATAATGCCCTTCACAAAGCAAAACAGGGTGTTTATCAGAAACAAGCTTTAAAAGAGCTACCTTCATCCATGAAGCAGAAATATTTTACACAGAAGCAGGGCCTCTACTATATTAACGATGAGTTAAAACAGAAGGTTACGTTTAAAAAACATAATCTATTACATGATATTTATCCACGCTATATCGATTTGATCGTGTGCCGGAATGTTTTAATCTATTTTACAGATGAAGCAAAGGAACTTATATATCAAAATTTCAGTAACTCTCTCCATAAACATGGCGTTTTGTTTGTTGGTAGTACAGAACAAATTTTCAATGCAAACCATCATCGATTAAACCTTATTGATACATTTTTTTATCAAAAAATCTGA
- the ndk gene encoding nucleoside-diphosphate kinase: MEKTFIMVKPDGVQRNLVGEIVKRLEAKGFKLAGAKLMVISDDLAKTHYGEHKEKPFFVELVDFITSGPIFAMIWEGENVIKIARDMMGKTNPSEAAPGTIRGDFGVTVGKNVIHGSDAPESAEKEMALFFSENEIVDYNKQDSAWIY; this comes from the coding sequence ATGGAAAAGACATTTATCATGGTCAAACCAGATGGAGTACAACGTAATTTAGTCGGGGAAATTGTGAAGCGATTAGAGGCTAAAGGCTTTAAATTAGCAGGAGCTAAGCTTATGGTTATTTCCGACGATTTGGCAAAAACCCATTATGGGGAACATAAAGAAAAGCCTTTCTTCGTGGAATTAGTTGACTTCATTACTTCCGGACCAATTTTTGCAATGATCTGGGAAGGCGAAAATGTAATAAAAATCGCACGGGATATGATGGGAAAAACTAACCCGTCAGAAGCAGCCCCGGGTACAATACGTGGCGACTTCGGTGTTACAGTAGGTAAAAACGTTATCCATGGTTCTGACGCTCCAGAGAGTGCAGAAAAAGAAATGGCTTTATTCTTTTCTGAAAACGAAATTGTAGATTATAACAAACAGGATAGTGCATGGATTTATTAG
- the menG gene encoding demethylmenaquinone methyltransferase, with the protein MTQPSKEERVHHVFENIYTKYDSMNSIISFQRHKAWRKDVMRRMNVTEGSKALDVCCGTGDWSISLAEATGMTGEVVGIDFSQNMLSIAEEKKNDRDLKQLSLIHGNAMDLPFDDNSFDYVTIGFGLRNVPDYMTVLKELRRVVKPDGKVVCLETSQPTLIGFRQLYYLYFRFVMPLIGRMFAKSYKEYAWLHESAKSFPDKKELKQMFLEAGFSSVQMKSYTGGVAAMHMGFK; encoded by the coding sequence ATGACACAACCATCGAAAGAAGAACGAGTACATCATGTTTTTGAAAATATCTATACAAAATATGATTCGATGAACTCAATCATTTCATTTCAAAGGCATAAAGCATGGCGCAAAGACGTCATGCGACGTATGAATGTTACTGAAGGATCTAAAGCACTGGATGTTTGCTGCGGAACCGGAGATTGGTCCATATCTTTAGCTGAGGCCACAGGGATGACCGGGGAAGTTGTCGGTATTGATTTCAGTCAAAATATGTTATCTATTGCTGAAGAAAAGAAAAACGATCGTGATCTTAAGCAACTAAGCTTGATACATGGGAATGCTATGGATTTGCCATTTGATGATAACTCATTTGATTATGTAACAATTGGCTTTGGTTTGCGTAATGTGCCAGATTATATGACTGTTTTAAAAGAGCTCAGGCGTGTTGTAAAGCCTGATGGTAAAGTTGTTTGTTTGGAAACTTCACAACCTACCTTGATTGGATTTAGGCAATTATATTATTTATACTTTCGTTTTGTTATGCCGCTAATAGGAAGAATGTTTGCAAAAAGTTATAAAGAGTATGCATGGTTACATGAATCAGCAAAAAGCTTTCCGGATAAAAAGGAATTGAAGCAAATGTTTCTGGAGGCTGGTTTTTCTTCTGTTCAGATGAAAAGTTATACAGGTGGAGTAGCAGCAATGCATATGGGATTTAAATGA
- a CDS encoding heptaprenyl diphosphate synthase component 1 → MNTSSTEIRHLKALVEDRIQHAYLKKHMQKPVIDEEKLTILAAIINNTTLLTKQKERYIITTMLVQVALDTHELVPKGNDPDKSEEVNVSKQLNVLAGDYFSGLYYLLLAEIDDFDLIHNLASAIKEINEYKMKLYYNEANSLQAYVDIVKVIESTLILQVADFVGDISLNSVVGDWLVTSKLIKERNLNSNEFSPLVNGWLNHSTKSTYTSVLNMIDTIIQHNLKQIEHSLLTLPKHHNMLRRHLQLMINMYLYNNTSFVEEG, encoded by the coding sequence TTGAATACTTCCAGTACAGAAATTCGACATCTTAAGGCACTTGTTGAAGATAGAATTCAACATGCATATCTCAAAAAGCATATGCAAAAGCCCGTGATTGATGAAGAGAAGCTAACTATTTTAGCTGCAATTATAAATAATACTACATTATTAACCAAACAAAAAGAGCGATATATCATTACTACAATGCTTGTACAAGTAGCGCTTGATACGCATGAATTGGTGCCAAAGGGAAACGATCCGGATAAAAGTGAAGAAGTAAATGTATCAAAACAATTAAACGTTCTAGCAGGGGATTATTTCAGTGGCCTCTACTATTTACTTTTGGCAGAAATAGACGACTTTGACCTTATACATAATTTAGCATCCGCAATAAAAGAAATTAATGAATATAAAATGAAGCTTTATTATAATGAGGCGAATTCACTCCAAGCATATGTCGATATAGTAAAAGTTATTGAATCCACATTAATTCTTCAAGTGGCAGATTTTGTAGGCGATATTTCACTTAATTCTGTAGTAGGTGATTGGTTAGTAACAAGCAAGCTAATTAAAGAAAGAAATTTGAACAGTAACGAGTTTTCTCCACTTGTAAATGGTTGGTTAAATCATTCAACAAAGAGCACATACACGTCTGTATTAAATATGATTGACACTATTATACAACATAACCTGAAGCAAATAGAGCATTCTTTGTTGACGTTGCCAAAACATCACAACATGCTTAGACGTCATCTTCAATTAATGATAAATATGTATTTGTATAATAATACTTCATTTGTGGAAGAAGGGTAA
- a CDS encoding HU family DNA-binding protein, whose product MNKTDLVNAVAEKSELSKKDATKAVDAVFESVMDSLKDGEKVQLIGFGNFEVRERSARKGRNPQTGEEIEIPASKVPAFKPGKALKDSVK is encoded by the coding sequence ATGAACAAAACAGACTTAGTTAATGCTGTAGCAGAAAAAAGCGAACTTTCCAAAAAGGATGCTACAAAAGCAGTAGATGCCGTATTCGAATCTGTCATGGATTCACTTAAAGATGGTGAAAAGGTACAGTTAATCGGATTTGGTAACTTTGAAGTACGTGAGCGTTCTGCTCGTAAAGGCCGTAATCCGCAAACAGGAGAAGAGATCGAAATTCCTGCAAGCAAAGTTCCTGCGTTTAAACCAGGAAAGGCCCTTAAAGATAGTGTAAAATAA
- the spoIVA gene encoding stage IV sporulation protein A, with amino-acid sequence MEKVDIFKDISKRTNGDIYLGIVGAVRTGKSTFIKKFMELVVLPNIEEESDRARAHDELPQSAAGKTIMTTEPKFIPNQAVSVNVEEGLDVNVRLVDCVGYAVEGAKGFEDENGPRMVHTPWYEDEIPFHDAAEIGTRKVIQEHSTIGVVVTTDGTIGEIERNDYADAEAKVVDELKEVGKPFIMVINSTNPRSQDTELLRQDLTEKYDIPVLSMSIESMTEHDVYNVLREALYEFPVLEVNVNLPSWVMALNEDHWLRENYQESIQTTVKNIRRLRDVDQIVGDFSEHDYIDKANIAGMEMGEGVAEIDLHAPDHLYDQILKEIVGEEIRGKDHLLELMQDFAHAKREYDQVSGALKMVKQTGYGIAAPTLEDMILDEPEIIRQGSRFGVRLKAVAPSIHMIKVEVESEFSPIIGTEKQSEELVRYLMQDFEEDPLSIWESDIFGRSLSSIVREGIQGKISLMPENARYKLKDTLERIINEGSGGLIAIIL; translated from the coding sequence TTGGAAAAAGTTGATATTTTTAAGGATATTTCAAAACGGACAAATGGAGATATTTATCTAGGAATCGTAGGAGCTGTCCGTACAGGTAAATCAACATTTATTAAGAAATTCATGGAATTAGTTGTGCTACCTAACATTGAAGAGGAAAGCGATCGCGCGAGGGCGCATGATGAATTGCCGCAAAGTGCTGCCGGCAAAACAATTATGACTACAGAACCCAAATTCATTCCTAATCAGGCTGTGTCGGTAAATGTAGAAGAAGGCCTTGATGTAAATGTTCGATTGGTAGATTGCGTGGGTTATGCCGTAGAGGGCGCTAAAGGATTTGAGGATGAGAACGGCCCAAGAATGGTTCATACACCATGGTATGAAGATGAAATACCTTTCCACGATGCAGCTGAAATTGGTACAAGAAAAGTAATCCAAGAGCATTCAACAATAGGTGTAGTTGTAACTACAGACGGAACAATAGGAGAAATCGAGCGAAATGATTATGCGGATGCAGAAGCTAAAGTGGTTGACGAGTTAAAAGAAGTTGGTAAACCTTTTATCATGGTTATTAATTCGACTAATCCGAGAAGTCAGGATACAGAATTATTGCGTCAGGACTTAACAGAAAAATATGATATACCAGTTCTATCCATGAGTATAGAATCAATGACAGAACATGATGTATATAATGTACTACGTGAAGCGCTTTACGAATTTCCGGTACTGGAAGTCAATGTTAATCTTCCAAGCTGGGTAATGGCTTTAAACGAAGATCATTGGTTAAGAGAAAACTATCAGGAATCTATTCAAACGACCGTTAAAAACATTAGGCGATTAAGAGATGTTGATCAAATTGTAGGTGATTTTTCAGAACATGACTATATTGATAAAGCAAACATAGCTGGGATGGAAATGGGCGAGGGTGTTGCAGAGATTGATTTACATGCACCGGATCATCTGTATGATCAGATTTTAAAAGAAATTGTTGGGGAAGAAATACGTGGCAAAGACCACTTACTGGAGTTAATGCAGGACTTTGCACATGCAAAAAGGGAATATGATCAAGTATCAGGTGCCCTGAAAATGGTTAAGCAAACAGGATATGGTATTGCAGCACCGACTTTAGAGGATATGATATTGGATGAGCCTGAAATAATCAGACAGGGGTCAAGATTTGGTGTGAGATTAAAGGCTGTAGCTCCGTCTATTCATATGATAAAGGTAGAGGTGGAATCGGAGTTTTCACCCATAATCGGTACAGAAAAACAAAGTGAAGAATTAGTAAGATATTTAATGCAAGATTTTGAAGAGGATCCATTATCGATATGGGAATCAGATATTTTTGGCAGGTCGCTTAGTTCCATTGTAAGAGAAGGAATTCAAGGGAAAATATCACTTATGCCAGAGAATGCAAGATATAAATTAAAAGATACATTAGAGCGGATCATCAATGAAGGATCAGGAGGACTAATAGCAATTATCTTATAG
- a CDS encoding DUF2768 domain-containing protein: protein MSLAMLKMYISFAGMIFLILAIGLILLSRYKLKGLLAGIVSLIAYLFLLVGALIIFYIVFSGPTN from the coding sequence ATGTCGTTAGCAATGCTTAAAATGTACATATCATTTGCAGGCATGATTTTTTTAATTTTAGCCATTGGTCTTATTTTACTTAGCAGGTACAAGCTAAAAGGCTTGTTGGCAGGAATTGTATCATTAATTGCATATTTATTCTTATTAGTAGGTGCTTTAATTATTTTTTATATTGTTTTTAGTGGCCCGACAAACTAG
- a CDS encoding stage VI sporulation protein F: MNNFQKDLFDKVQQNANINPDEVYKVANSVKNADFSDEKTVRKLVRHLSKIANKPLSKEKEDKIVHSITKNNMPMDAESLNKFFGK; encoded by the coding sequence GTGAATAACTTTCAAAAAGATCTTTTTGACAAAGTACAACAAAACGCAAATATTAACCCAGATGAAGTATATAAAGTCGCAAATTCTGTAAAAAATGCCGATTTTTCCGATGAAAAGACAGTAAGAAAATTAGTTCGTCATTTGTCAAAAATAGCTAATAAACCATTATCCAAGGAAAAAGAAGATAAAATCGTACATTCCATTACAAAAAATAATATGCCAATGGATGCGGAATCGTTAAATAAATTTTTTGGAAAATAA
- a CDS encoding NAD(P)H-dependent glycerol-3-phosphate dehydrogenase, with amino-acid sequence MASVAVLGAGSWGTALSIVLADNGNDVRLWSHRKDQVENINKKHKNEKYLDVTIPEQIKAVHNLEEAVHDVTSIVIVVPTSAIRDVCRQLNEALKHKVTLIHASKGIEPITLKRVSQLISEEMDHYRDEDIVVLSGPSHAEEVALRQPTTVTVSSITNENAEHAQDLFINESFRVYTSPDVLGIELGGALKNIIALGAGISDGLGYGDNAKAALITRGLAEIARLGTSLGANPLSFLGLPGVGDLIVTCTSVHSRNWRAGNLLGQGYKLDDVLQQMGMVVEGVRTVKAAYQFAEDQQVEMPITTGIHQILFDEKEPRDVVEQLMNRNKREEMDDLAKLLTERYSQ; translated from the coding sequence ATGGCTAGTGTTGCTGTATTGGGTGCGGGAAGTTGGGGTACCGCATTAAGTATCGTTTTAGCGGATAATGGGAATGACGTTCGCCTTTGGTCACATCGAAAGGATCAAGTTGAAAACATTAATAAGAAACACAAAAATGAAAAATATTTAGATGTGACTATACCTGAGCAAATAAAAGCAGTTCATAATCTAGAAGAAGCAGTTCATGACGTTACCTCGATTGTTATCGTCGTACCCACAAGTGCAATACGTGATGTGTGTAGGCAGCTGAATGAAGCACTTAAACATAAAGTTACCCTCATCCATGCGTCTAAAGGTATTGAACCAATTACATTGAAACGGGTTTCACAATTGATAAGTGAGGAAATGGATCACTACAGGGATGAAGATATTGTAGTGTTATCCGGCCCTAGTCATGCAGAAGAAGTTGCCCTAAGACAACCTACAACTGTAACAGTCTCTTCCATAACTAATGAGAATGCAGAACATGCACAGGATTTATTTATTAATGAATCTTTTCGTGTTTACACAAGTCCGGATGTTTTGGGAATAGAACTAGGAGGAGCATTGAAAAATATTATCGCCTTAGGTGCAGGTATTTCAGATGGCCTGGGATATGGAGATAATGCAAAAGCAGCCCTTATAACACGAGGATTAGCTGAAATTGCACGTTTAGGAACATCGCTTGGAGCTAATCCGCTCAGCTTTTTGGGGTTACCAGGTGTTGGCGATTTAATTGTTACCTGTACAAGTGTACATAGCCGTAACTGGCGTGCCGGGAATTTATTAGGTCAGGGGTATAAGTTAGATGACGTACTACAGCAAATGGGTATGGTAGTAGAAGGTGTAAGGACAGTGAAGGCTGCATATCAATTTGCTGAAGATCAACAAGTAGAAATGCCGATTACTACAGGCATTCATCAAATATTATTTGATGAAAAAGAGCCTAGAGATGTTGTAGAACAATTAATGAATAGAAATAAACGGGAAGAAATGGACGATTTAGCCAAATTGCTCACAGAACGCTATTCACAATAA